Proteins from one Listeria weihenstephanensis genomic window:
- the rpsJ gene encoding 30S ribosomal protein S10, which produces MAKQKIRIRLKAYDHRILDQSAEKIVETAKRSGASVSGPIPLPTEKSIYTILRAVHKYKDSREQFEMRTHKRLIDIVNPTPQTVDSLMRLDLPSGVDIEIKL; this is translated from the coding sequence ATGGCAAAACAAAAAATTCGTATTCGTTTAAAAGCGTATGATCACCGTATCTTGGATCAATCGGCTGAGAAAATTGTAGAAACTGCGAAACGTTCTGGTGCTTCTGTATCTGGTCCGATTCCACTTCCAACTGAGAAGTCAATCTACACAATCTTGCGTGCGGTTCATAAATACAAAGATTCACGTGAGCAATTCGAAATGCGTACACACAAACGTTTAATCGATATCGTTAATCCAACACCACAAACTGTTGATAGCCTTATGCGTTTAGACTTACCAAGCGGTGTGGACAT
- the fmnA gene encoding FAD export ECF transporter transmembrane subunit FmnA: MIDKLIFGRFMPGESLIHRLDARTKLIAGFYFIGILFLANNWQTYLLLTLFTFFVIALTGISYRFFIKGVKPLIWLILFTVLLQALFTSGGTIYFTWGPFAISSFGLINGVFVFIRFVLIIFISTVITLTTTPMDLTDAIAYILRPFKIFKMPVQDIALMISVALRFIPTLMEETDKIMKAQKARGVEFGEGNLFVQMKVVVPIFIPLFVSSFNRAEDMADAMEARGYQGDKKRTRFRILHWHWCDLVAGVVLVALTTALVMLRIS; encoded by the coding sequence ATGATAGACAAATTAATATTTGGGCGCTTCATGCCTGGGGAATCCCTTATTCATCGATTAGACGCAAGAACGAAATTGATCGCTGGTTTTTATTTTATCGGGATACTATTTTTAGCAAACAATTGGCAGACATACTTGTTGCTCACTTTATTTACGTTCTTCGTGATTGCGCTGACAGGCATATCGTACCGCTTCTTTATAAAAGGCGTTAAACCACTGATTTGGCTTATCCTTTTCACGGTGCTACTTCAAGCGTTGTTCACGAGTGGAGGAACGATCTATTTCACTTGGGGGCCATTTGCGATCTCCTCATTCGGCCTGATCAACGGCGTGTTCGTGTTCATTCGTTTTGTGCTGATAATCTTCATATCTACCGTAATCACGCTCACAACGACTCCTATGGACCTAACAGATGCCATTGCGTACATACTGCGCCCGTTTAAAATATTCAAGATGCCAGTCCAAGATATCGCACTCATGATTTCTGTTGCGCTCAGGTTCATTCCAACATTAATGGAAGAAACCGATAAAATAATGAAAGCACAAAAAGCGAGAGGCGTTGAGTTTGGCGAGGGGAATCTCTTCGTGCAAATGAAAGTCGTCGTTCCAATCTTCATCCCACTGTTCGTTAGTTCCTTCAATAGAGCGGAAGACATGGCTGATGCAATGGAAGCTCGTGGCTACCAAGGCGACAAGAAAAGAACTAGATTTCGAATTTTGCATTGGCACTGGTGTGACTTAGTAGCAGGTGTCGTACTTGTTGCATTAACAACTGCGCTAGTTATGCTTAGAATATCGTAA